Below is a window of Leucobacter sp. Psy1 DNA.
GACGCGGTCGAGGGTCCAGACGGTGCCGACGGCGCCGATTCCGAGTAGGGCGGCGACCACCGCGACGGCGACGAGCGTGATCCGCGTGCGCACCGAGCGGGTGCGGCTGGTCTTCTGCGCCTCAGCCACCGTCGGCCGCCAGACGGTATCCGGCGCCGCGGACGGTCTCGATGGCGTTTCGCCCGTAGGGTCGGTCGACCTTGCGGCGCAGGCGGCCGATGTAGACCTCGACGATGTTGGGATCGCCCTCGAAGTCGTCGGCCCAGACGTTGTCGAGCACGTCGAACTTGGTGACGACCTCGCCGCGGCGGCGAAGCAGGAACTCGAGTACCGACATCTCCCGCGCCGTGAGGTCGAGACGTGCCTCGCCGCGGTGTGCCGTGCGGGCAGCGGGATCGAAGCGGAGGTCACCTGCCTCCAACACTGTCGGCCGCTCCCGTCCGCCGCGCCGCACCAGCGCCCGCAAGCGGGCGAGCAGCACCGGGGGAGAGAACGGCTTCGTCAGCCAGTCGTCGCCGCCGGTGTCGAGCCCCTCGACTTCGTCCCACTCGCCGTCTTTCGCGGTGAGGAAGAGCACGGGGGTCCAGTCGCCCTCCTCGCGCAGCGTCTGGCAGACGAGATACCCGCTCATGCCTGGCATCATGACGTCGAGCACGATGACGTCGTAGCTGAACTCGCGTGCCCGCCACAGTCCGTCGACGCCGTTGTGGGCGACGTCGACGGCGCAGCCCTCGGCCTCGAGGCCGCGACGCACGCCCTCGGCGAGACGCGCCTCATCGTCTACGAGCAACACACGCATGGACACAGTCTGCACGGATTGCGCTGACGCTGGGCTGAATCGGTGCGAAGCGACGGGCGAGCCGAGTGCGGAGCGGTTTCGCCCATGAGTGGGCGTAGTGGAAGAGCGATGGAATCAGCGCAGCGCGTCCGCGGCGATGACGAGCTGCGTTCCCCACGGATCGGGGACGCGGATCTCGGCTCCATCGTCACGCACGGGTACGGAGCGGAAGGCGAGCCGGTCACTGAGGGCGTCGAGGTCCTCCCGGCCGGGCACGCGAATGCGGACGTCGCCGAGCCCGAGTGACGCGGCACGGGGTCCCGCGCCGGCGCTCTGCCAAGTGTTGACGCCGATGTGGTGGTGGTAGCCGCCGGCCGAGAGGAACAGGGCGGTGCCGAACTCGAAGGTGATGTCGAAGCCGAGGGTGTCGACGTAGAAGTCGCGCGCCGTTGCGATGTCGCCGACCTGCAGGTGCACGTGACCGATTGCGGCCGAAGGCTCGTCGTGCGCGTCGGTGCGCACGTCGTCGTGCCAGCGCCGCAGGAATGCCTGCGGGTCGAGCGGCAGGCTGGCCATCTGCACGGTGCCGTTGGGGCCGATGCTCCACTCGTCGCGCGGGCGATCACGGTAGAGTTCGAGGCCGTTACCCTCGGGGTCGTGGAAGTAGAAGGCCTCGCTGACGAGGTGGTCGGCGCTGCCTTCGTAGAGGCCGGAGGCATGGCGGGCCATCGATGCCAGTGACGACGCCAGTCGCGCCTGATCCTGGAACAGGATGGCAGTGTGGTAGAGGCCGGCACCCCGTGCGTCGCGGCCAGGCAGATCTTTCTCCTGTCGCAAGCGCACGATCGGGATCCCGCCGCGTCCCAGAACGACGGTCGCACCGGATTCGTCCAGCACGTCGAGCGTGACGGCCTCCCGGTAGAACCGGGACATGGCGCCGAGGTCGTGGACGAGTAGCTCGACGGTGTCCATCTCGGTGCCGTCCGGCGCGGCTCCGGTGGTGTGGGTGGGGGCCTCGCGCCACGACGGCGTGGTCCGGGAAGTGCTCATCATGACGAAGGCTCCTCATTTTGTTGTTGCAACAAGTTTTAAAGAACAGGTTTATCACGCTTTCGTTGATGCGACAAGTAAAGCTACCCTGGGAGGATGCACACCACGGTTCCACGGATGACCGAGGACGAGTCGGCGGCGTGGCTCGGGCTCATCGGCGTCACGCAGCTTCTCCCCGCCGCCCTCGACGCGCGGCTGCAGCGGAAGTCGTCGATGACGCACTTCGAATTCATGGTGCTGACGATGCTGCGGTTTGCCCCGGACTCCACGCTCCGCATGACCGCGCTCGCGGAGGCGACCAACGCGACGCTGCCGCGGCTCTCGCACGTCTGCGCGCGGCTCGAGAAGCGCGGGCTCATCGAGCGGAGCCCGTGCCCCGAGGATCGCCGTGCGACCAACGC
It encodes the following:
- a CDS encoding VOC family protein, with the translated sequence MMSTSRTTPSWREAPTHTTGAAPDGTEMDTVELLVHDLGAMSRFYREAVTLDVLDESGATVVLGRGGIPIVRLRQEKDLPGRDARGAGLYHTAILFQDQARLASSLASMARHASGLYEGSADHLVSEAFYFHDPEGNGLELYRDRPRDEWSIGPNGTVQMASLPLDPQAFLRRWHDDVRTDAHDEPSAAIGHVHLQVGDIATARDFYVDTLGFDITFEFGTALFLSAGGYHHHIGVNTWQSAGAGPRAASLGLGDVRIRVPGREDLDALSDRLAFRSVPVRDDGAEIRVPDPWGTQLVIAADALR
- a CDS encoding response regulator transcription factor, with protein sequence MRVLLVDDEARLAEGVRRGLEAEGCAVDVAHNGVDGLWRAREFSYDVIVLDVMMPGMSGYLVCQTLREEGDWTPVLFLTAKDGEWDEVEGLDTGGDDWLTKPFSPPVLLARLRALVRRGGRERPTVLEAGDLRFDPAARTAHRGEARLDLTAREMSVLEFLLRRRGEVVTKFDVLDNVWADDFEGDPNIVEVYIGRLRRKVDRPYGRNAIETVRGAGYRLAADGG
- a CDS encoding MarR family winged helix-turn-helix transcriptional regulator; the encoded protein is MHTTVPRMTEDESAAWLGLIGVTQLLPAALDARLQRKSSMTHFEFMVLTMLRFAPDSTLRMTALAEATNATLPRLSHVCARLEKRGLIERSPCPEDRRATNATLASDGRRALVLAMPDHIATARRLVIDALTPEQLTALAEITTVIRDRLGASVDPA